In Streptomyces chartreusis NRRL 3882, the following are encoded in one genomic region:
- a CDS encoding FAD-binding oxidoreductase yields the protein MSADTDSVPDVTGLDHTTVTGWGRTAPTAARLIRPRTYEEAAAAVRDCGARGGIPRGLGRAYGDAAQNAGGSVLDMTGLDRVHAIDADGGTVLCDAGVSLHRLMEVLLPLGWFVPVTPGTRYVTVGGAIGADIHGKNHHVSGSFARHVLALELLTADGEIRTVIPGTPLFDATAGGMGLTGVILTATIRLQPVQTSLMSVDTERAADLDDLMARLAATDQRYRYSVAWVDLLARGAATGRAVLTRGDHAPLDALPARLRRDPLSFRTPRLPSAAVLPEGLLSRTTVGLFNELWYHKAPRSRSGQLQRISAFFHPLDGVPHWNRVYGRSGFVQYQFVVGYGQEDALRRIVRRISERRCPSFLAVLKRFGESDPGWLSFPVPGWTLALDIPAGLPGLGAFLDELDEEVATAGGRVYLAKDARLRPELLAVMYPRLDDFRALRAELDPHGVFTSDLSRRLSL from the coding sequence ATGTCTGCCGACACCGATTCCGTCCCGGACGTCACGGGCCTGGACCACACCACCGTCACCGGCTGGGGCCGCACCGCTCCCACCGCCGCCCGGCTGATCCGCCCGCGGACGTACGAGGAGGCCGCGGCGGCCGTCCGCGACTGCGGGGCGCGCGGCGGGATCCCCCGGGGCCTGGGACGGGCGTACGGGGACGCGGCGCAGAACGCGGGCGGGTCCGTGCTCGACATGACGGGCCTGGACCGCGTCCACGCGATCGACGCAGACGGCGGCACCGTGCTGTGCGACGCGGGCGTCTCCCTGCACCGGCTGATGGAGGTGCTGTTGCCGCTCGGCTGGTTCGTGCCGGTCACCCCGGGCACGCGCTACGTCACCGTCGGCGGGGCGATCGGCGCCGACATCCACGGCAAGAACCACCACGTCTCGGGCTCCTTCGCGCGCCACGTGCTGGCCCTCGAACTGCTCACCGCCGACGGCGAGATCCGCACGGTGATCCCCGGCACGCCCCTGTTCGACGCCACCGCGGGCGGCATGGGACTGACCGGGGTGATCCTCACCGCGACGATCCGGCTCCAGCCGGTCCAGACCTCGCTGATGTCGGTCGACACCGAACGCGCGGCGGATCTCGACGACCTGATGGCCCGGCTGGCGGCCACCGACCAGCGCTACCGCTACTCGGTCGCCTGGGTCGACCTGCTGGCCCGGGGCGCCGCCACCGGCCGCGCGGTGCTCACCCGCGGCGACCACGCCCCCCTGGACGCCCTCCCCGCCCGCCTGCGCCGGGACCCGCTGTCCTTCCGCACGCCCCGCTTGCCGTCCGCCGCCGTCCTCCCCGAGGGCCTGCTCAGCCGCACGACCGTGGGCCTCTTCAACGAGCTCTGGTACCACAAGGCCCCCCGCTCGCGGTCCGGCCAACTCCAGCGCATCTCCGCCTTCTTCCACCCCCTCGACGGCGTCCCCCACTGGAACCGCGTCTACGGCCGGAGCGGTTTCGTGCAGTACCAGTTCGTCGTCGGCTACGGCCAGGAGGACGCCCTGCGCCGCATCGTGCGCCGCATCTCGGAGCGCCGCTGCCCGTCCTTCCTGGCGGTCCTCAAGCGCTTCGGGGAGTCCGACCCGGGCTGGCTGTCCTTCCCGGTCCCCGGCTGGACGCTGGCGCTGGACATCCCGGCGGGCCTGCCCGGCCTCGGCGCGTTCCTCGACGAACTCGACGAGGAGGTCGCCACCGCCGGCGGACGCGTCTACCTCGCCAAGGACGCCCGGCTGCGCCCGGAACTGCTCGCGGTCATGTACCCACGGCTGGACGACTTCCGGGCGCTGCGGGCGGAACTGGATCCGCACGGGGTCTTCACGTCCGATCTGTCCCGCCGCCTCAGCCTCTAG
- a CDS encoding decaprenylphospho-beta-D-erythro-pentofuranosid-2-ulose 2-reductase, which produces MKDAFGLPQSLLVLGGTSEIALATARRLIARRTRTVWLAGRPSPALEEAAGRLRGLGADVHTVAFDALDPSSHEAVLGKVFAEGDIDMVLLAFGLLGDQARDERDPEAAVRVAQTNYTGAVSAGLVCARSLQSQGHGSLVVMSSVAGERARRANFIYGSSKAGLDAFAQGLGDALHGTGVHVMVVRPGFVRTRMTAGLPEAPLATTPEAVATAVELGLRRRSETVWVPGALRVVMSALRHMPRGVFRRLPI; this is translated from the coding sequence ATGAAGGACGCCTTCGGTCTCCCCCAGTCCCTGCTCGTCCTCGGCGGTACGTCGGAGATCGCGCTGGCCACCGCCCGCCGGCTGATCGCCCGCCGTACCCGCACGGTCTGGCTGGCAGGCCGCCCGTCGCCCGCGCTGGAGGAGGCCGCAGGGCGGTTGCGCGGGCTGGGGGCCGATGTGCACACCGTCGCCTTCGACGCGCTCGACCCCTCCTCCCACGAGGCCGTGCTGGGCAAGGTCTTCGCCGAGGGCGACATCGACATGGTGCTGCTCGCCTTCGGCCTCCTCGGCGACCAGGCCCGCGACGAGCGGGACCCGGAGGCGGCGGTGCGGGTCGCGCAGACCAACTACACCGGCGCGGTCTCGGCGGGCCTGGTGTGCGCCCGCTCGCTCCAGTCCCAGGGGCACGGCTCGCTGGTCGTCATGTCCTCCGTCGCGGGCGAGCGGGCCCGCCGCGCGAACTTCATCTACGGCTCCAGCAAGGCCGGACTCGACGCCTTCGCCCAGGGGCTGGGCGACGCGCTGCACGGCACGGGCGTGCACGTCATGGTCGTACGCCCCGGGTTCGTCCGGACGCGGATGACCGCCGGACTGCCCGAGGCACCCCTCGCGACGACGCCCGAGGCGGTGGCGACGGCCGTCGAGCTGGGGCTGCGGCGCCGCTCGGAGACGGTGTGGGTGCCGGGCGCGCTGCGCGTGGTGATGTCGGCGCTGCGGCACATGCCGCGCGGGGTGTTCCGGCGGCTGCCGATCTGA
- a CDS encoding 2'-5' RNA ligase family protein, translated as MGTVTIGVSIAVPEPHGSRLQQLRAGFGDAAAHGIPTHVTLLPPTEIDESALPAVEAHLTEVAAAGRPFPMRLSGTGTFRPLSPVVFVRVVAGAEACTRLQDQVRDPAGPVARELQFPYHPHVTVAHGIDEAAMDRAFEELAGYEAEWPCTGFALYEQGADGVWRKLREFPFGGSVVPPQAGHVERGSVPTW; from the coding sequence GTGGGGACCGTAACGATCGGTGTCTCGATCGCGGTCCCGGAGCCTCACGGCAGCCGGCTTCAGCAGCTGCGCGCGGGCTTCGGCGACGCCGCGGCTCACGGCATCCCCACGCACGTCACCCTGCTGCCGCCGACGGAGATCGACGAGTCCGCCCTGCCGGCCGTCGAGGCGCACCTGACCGAGGTCGCCGCGGCCGGCCGGCCGTTCCCGATGCGGCTGTCGGGGACCGGCACCTTCCGGCCCCTGTCCCCGGTCGTCTTCGTCCGGGTCGTCGCGGGAGCGGAGGCCTGCACGCGGCTCCAGGATCAGGTCCGCGACCCCGCCGGGCCGGTCGCACGCGAACTGCAGTTCCCGTACCACCCCCACGTCACCGTGGCGCACGGCATCGACGAGGCGGCCATGGACCGCGCCTTCGAGGAACTCGCCGGCTACGAGGCCGAGTGGCCGTGCACCGGCTTCGCCCTCTACGAACAGGGCGCCGACGGCGTCTGGCGCAAGCTCCGCGAGTTCCCCTTCGGCGGCTCGGTCGTCCCGCCCCAGGCCGGACACGTGGAGCGCGGCTCGGTCCCGACCTGGTGA
- the trpS gene encoding tryptophan--tRNA ligase: MASDRPRVLSGIQPTAGSFHLGNYLGAVRQWVALQETHDAFYMVVDLHAITIPQDPKDLRANTRLAAAQLLAAGLDPDRCTLFVQSHVPEHAQLAWVMNCLTGFGEAGRMTQFKDKAAKQGAERASVGLFTYPILQVADILLYQAHEVPVGEDQRQHVELTRDLAERFNGRFGQTFTVPKPYILRETAKIYDLQDPSIKMSKSASTPKGLINLLDEPKTTAKKVKSAVTDTDTVIRYDVENKPGISNLLTIYSTLTGEGIAELEEKYAGKGYGALKTDLAEVMVEFVTPFRERTQQYLDDPETLDSILAKGAEKARAVAAETLAQAYDKVGFLPAKH; encoded by the coding sequence ATGGCCTCTGACCGACCCCGCGTGCTCTCCGGTATCCAGCCCACCGCCGGCTCGTTCCACCTCGGCAACTACCTCGGCGCCGTCCGCCAGTGGGTGGCCCTCCAGGAGACCCACGACGCCTTCTACATGGTCGTCGACCTGCACGCGATCACCATCCCGCAGGACCCGAAGGACCTGCGTGCGAACACGCGCCTGGCCGCCGCCCAGCTGCTCGCCGCGGGGCTGGACCCGGACCGCTGCACGCTCTTCGTCCAGAGCCACGTCCCCGAGCACGCCCAGCTCGCCTGGGTCATGAACTGCCTCACCGGCTTCGGCGAGGCCGGCCGGATGACGCAGTTCAAGGACAAGGCCGCCAAGCAGGGCGCCGAGCGCGCCTCCGTCGGCCTGTTCACGTACCCGATCCTCCAGGTCGCCGACATCCTGCTCTACCAGGCGCACGAGGTCCCGGTCGGCGAGGACCAGCGCCAGCACGTCGAGCTGACCCGCGACCTCGCCGAGCGCTTCAACGGCCGTTTCGGCCAGACCTTCACCGTCCCGAAGCCGTACATCCTGCGGGAGACGGCGAAGATCTACGACCTTCAGGACCCGTCGATCAAGATGAGCAAGTCGGCGTCCACGCCGAAGGGCCTCATCAACCTCCTCGACGAGCCGAAGACCACCGCCAAGAAGGTCAAGAGCGCGGTCACCGACACGGACACGGTGATCCGCTACGACGTCGAGAACAAGCCGGGCATCAGCAACCTCCTCACGATCTACTCGACCCTCACCGGGGAGGGCATCGCGGAGCTGGAGGAGAAGTACGCCGGCAAGGGCTACGGCGCGCTCAAGACGGACCTCGCCGAGGTCATGGTCGAGTTCGTGACGCCGTTCCGGGAGCGCACCCAGCAGTACCTGGACGACCCGGAGACGCTCGACTCGATCCTGGCCAAGGGCGCCGAGAAGGCCCGTGCCGTCGCCGCGGAGACCCTCGCCCAGGCGTACGACAAGGTCGGCTTCCTGCCCGCCAAGCACTGA
- a CDS encoding glycine hydroxymethyltransferase: MPAEPLSTASTAYRAALDVIRAVEPRVADAIGQEVADQREMLKLIASENYASPATLLAMGNWFSDKYAEGTIGRRFYAGCRNVDTVESLAAEHAKELFGARHAYVQPHSGIDANLVAFWSVLAQRVEVPALEKAGARQVNDLSEADWAELRRAFGNQRMLGMSLDAGGHLTHGFRPNISGKMFDQRSYGTDPATGLIDYEALRTSAREFKPLIIVAGYSAYPRLVNFRIMREIADEVGATLMVDMAHFAGLVAGKVLTGDFDPVPHAQIVTTTTHKSLRGPRGGMVLCDDSLKDQVDRGCPMVLGGPLPHVMAAKAVAFAEARQESFRDYAQRIVDNSRALAEGLMRRGATLVTGGTDNHLNLIDVASSYGLTGRQAEAALLESGIVTNRNAIPADPNGAWYTSGIRIGTPALTTRGLGTAEMDEVAGLIDRVLTTTEPGTTKSGAPSKAAHVLDAKIADEISHRATDLVAAFPLYPEIDLG; this comes from the coding sequence ATGCCAGCCGAGCCCCTCTCCACCGCTTCCACCGCCTACCGCGCCGCCCTCGACGTCATCCGCGCCGTCGAGCCGCGCGTGGCCGACGCCATCGGCCAGGAGGTCGCCGACCAGCGCGAGATGCTCAAGCTGATCGCCTCCGAGAACTACGCCTCCCCGGCCACCCTCCTGGCCATGGGCAACTGGTTCAGCGACAAGTACGCCGAGGGCACCATCGGCCGCCGCTTCTACGCCGGCTGCCGCAACGTCGACACCGTCGAGTCCCTCGCCGCCGAGCACGCCAAGGAACTCTTCGGCGCCCGCCACGCCTACGTCCAGCCGCACTCCGGCATCGACGCCAACCTCGTCGCCTTCTGGTCGGTCCTCGCCCAGCGCGTCGAGGTCCCGGCCCTGGAGAAGGCCGGCGCCCGCCAGGTCAACGACCTCTCCGAGGCCGACTGGGCGGAGCTGCGCCGCGCCTTCGGCAACCAGCGCATGCTGGGCATGTCCCTGGACGCCGGCGGCCACCTCACCCACGGCTTCCGCCCGAACATCTCCGGCAAGATGTTCGACCAGCGCTCCTACGGCACGGACCCGGCCACCGGCCTCATCGACTACGAGGCCCTGCGCACCTCGGCCCGCGAGTTCAAGCCGCTGATCATCGTCGCCGGCTACTCCGCGTACCCCCGTCTGGTGAACTTCCGGATCATGCGCGAGATCGCCGACGAGGTCGGCGCGACGCTCATGGTCGACATGGCGCACTTCGCCGGGCTGGTCGCGGGCAAGGTCCTGACCGGCGACTTCGACCCGGTCCCGCACGCCCAGATCGTGACGACGACCACGCACAAGTCGCTGCGCGGCCCGCGCGGCGGCATGGTCCTGTGCGACGACTCCCTGAAGGACCAGGTCGACCGCGGCTGCCCGATGGTCCTCGGCGGCCCGCTCCCGCACGTGATGGCCGCCAAGGCGGTCGCCTTCGCCGAGGCCCGCCAGGAGTCCTTCCGCGACTACGCCCAGCGCATCGTCGACAACTCCCGCGCCCTCGCCGAAGGCCTGATGCGCCGCGGCGCGACCCTCGTGACGGGCGGCACGGACAACCACCTGAACCTGATCGACGTCGCCTCCTCCTACGGTCTCACCGGCCGCCAGGCCGAGGCCGCCCTGCTCGAGTCGGGCATCGTCACCAACCGCAACGCGATCCCCGCCGACCCGAACGGCGCCTGGTACACCTCCGGCATCCGCATCGGCACCCCGGCCCTGACCACCCGGGGCCTCGGCACGGCGGAGATGGACGAGGTCGCCGGCCTGATCGACCGCGTGCTCACCACCACCGAGCCGGGCACGACCAAGTCGGGCGCCCCGTCCAAGGCGGCCCACGTCCTCGACGCGAAGATCGCCGACGAGATCAGCCACCGCGCGACGGACCTGGTGGCGGCCTTCCCGCTGTACCCCGAGATCGACCTCGGCTGA
- a CDS encoding glutathionylspermidine synthase family protein, which produces MERRTITPRPGWQQTVEEQGLIYPLTRYPDDSLRPYWDESAYYAFTLEEIEALEEVVEELHRMCLAAADHIVTEDRFADLGITDPRVARTVAESWHRRAELPSVYGRFDLRYDGTGPAKLLEYNADTPTSLVEAASPQWFWMEDRFPGADQWNSLHERLIDAWRKQAALLPPGSPLYFAYSSADELGEDMMTVAYLKETAEQAGLATDWISMEEIGWDRLSGRFVDNRLRFIRSIFKLYPWEWLTTDRFADHVLDTLDNGGGTGTTLWIEPAWKMLLSNKALLAILWELHPGHPNLLPAYLDGPRDLSTKGWVAKPLLGREGAGVTIHDPGSPPTLRDEPCCYQQLAPLPDFDGNHVVLGAWVVENESAGLGIRESSGLITDEYARFLPHVIL; this is translated from the coding sequence ATGGAACGCCGCACCATCACCCCCCGCCCCGGCTGGCAGCAGACCGTCGAGGAACAGGGCCTGATCTACCCCCTCACCCGCTACCCCGACGACTCCCTGCGCCCCTACTGGGACGAAAGCGCCTACTACGCCTTCACCCTCGAGGAGATCGAGGCCCTGGAAGAGGTCGTCGAGGAACTCCACCGCATGTGCCTGGCGGCGGCCGACCACATCGTCACGGAAGACCGTTTCGCGGACCTGGGCATCACCGATCCCCGCGTGGCCCGGACGGTCGCCGAGTCCTGGCACCGCCGTGCCGAACTCCCCTCCGTCTACGGCCGTTTCGACCTCCGCTACGACGGCACCGGCCCGGCCAAGCTCCTGGAGTACAACGCCGACACCCCCACCTCACTGGTCGAGGCCGCGTCCCCCCAGTGGTTCTGGATGGAGGACCGCTTCCCCGGCGCCGACCAGTGGAACTCCCTCCACGAGCGACTGATCGACGCCTGGAGGAAACAGGCCGCCCTCCTCCCGCCGGGCAGCCCCCTGTACTTCGCGTACTCCTCCGCCGACGAACTCGGCGAGGACATGATGACGGTCGCCTACCTGAAGGAAACGGCCGAGCAAGCAGGCCTGGCCACCGACTGGATCTCCATGGAGGAGATCGGCTGGGACCGCCTCTCCGGCCGCTTCGTCGACAACCGCCTCCGCTTCATCCGCAGCATCTTCAAGCTCTACCCCTGGGAGTGGCTCACCACCGACCGCTTCGCCGACCACGTCCTGGACACCCTCGACAACGGCGGCGGCACGGGCACGACCCTCTGGATCGAGCCGGCCTGGAAAATGCTCCTCAGCAACAAGGCACTGCTCGCGATCCTCTGGGAGCTCCACCCCGGCCACCCCAACCTCCTCCCGGCCTACCTCGACGGCCCCCGGGACCTGTCCACGAAGGGCTGGGTGGCCAAGCCCCTCCTGGGCCGAGAGGGCGCGGGCGTCACGATCCACGACCCCGGATCCCCTCCCACCCTCCGCGACGAACCCTGCTGCTACCAGCAACTGGCTCCCCTGCCCGACTTCGACGGCAACCACGTGGTCCTGGGCGCGTGGGTGGTGGAGAACGAGTCGGCGGGCCTGGGCATCCGCGAATCATCGGGCTTGATCACGGACGAGTACGCCCGCTTCCTGCCCCACGTGATCCTTTAG